The Actinomadura graeca nucleotide sequence GCCACTCTCCGCGCGGTCGTCGCCGACCTGGAGTCCAGCTACACGGGCATCTCCGGCCGCATCCTCGACGACGCGGGCAAGATCCGCCGGTTCGTCAACGTCTACGTGGGGGACGAGGACGTCCGCTTCGTCGACGGCCTGGACACCGCCACCCCCGACGGCGCCCAGGTGTCGATCATCCCCGCCGTCGCGGGAGGCTG carries:
- a CDS encoding MoaD/ThiS family protein, whose product is MSSVSVRIPTILRTYTGGEAEVKAEGATLRAVVADLESSYTGISGRILDDAGKIRRFVNVYVGDEDVRFVDGLDTATPDGAQVSIIPAVAGG